Proteins encoded by one window of Anoplopoma fimbria isolate UVic2021 breed Golden Eagle Sablefish chromosome 23, Afim_UVic_2022, whole genome shotgun sequence:
- the scaf11 gene encoding LOW QUALITY PROTEIN: protein SCAF11 (The sequence of the model RefSeq protein was modified relative to this genomic sequence to represent the inferred CDS: inserted 2 bases in 1 codon), protein MTGAGSGGQGPPDGTDAEEAERCPICLGVLAGGELAMPDSCCHVFCLRCLLTWAELQMAPSCPVDRRPFTNVYRWDGNLSCVQVPVRKRATPPEAESCCCRNPEHKVCLKSKPARRLRRQKVERTADAKTKGLVRKCNEDDPSSLSRKKVRGTECCTWSPSPCVSLTTTSTQDIAEPVWVAEDIPYDTGFKHCKAQAQDCPWLSPAAPIPVNGNSRQNFHPSGWNHSPLPSPFTSSSPFGPGHFVFQGVVCAITCPKGGEKRGGRASTSKAPTKEAKSLPSRRSGRNSKSQEEAPASDPSSPPQSSASDSDSSTGQSAKPARASQAPAKRKGKRVTNRKASGKRKAPARKKKSPQVVSSPAASEEEEEGNRCDNVEKEEEEDKTDQEQDLNNSKQQSDAERSLNEDQGGFNSADELGGAEPLSNDVGHDSDETQEQSNERELKPDERDEDLSCPSDSAPNSPGSCSVGDQSKREDEEPASPISSEGKDSEQRVSPSPSDSEKRASPSPSDSEKRASPSPSPSDSEKRASPSPSPSDSEKRASPSPSPSPSHSENALLDNLMSPHCDDQAEQDDDDMEICAEEANNEESSNALMADSQPASPSAGESEDNSAVSEPKASEDADVKTFASELEPSVVDGSGEGTKVCSPSKDDTKVVPMDCSSPMSEQTNSPVLELPKEGAASSSAEPAGSASQVAKDESDKEQQERERSVERKNGKQRRSRFHSSTSTWSPKMDSKREPSRRSRSRERDGSPPSNRSSRARSREKDRDRDGERDYSRRERSRERRRRRSRSRSRSKSRSRSRSRSRSRTRSHRRVASPERPSSREQSPQRKERRGGWRSGQGSGSGVEGRRHQGGAGRFENGEPTESSPERQAWSENPDWVTEKSRGEADSKSRWEDRNSGGSRGETRGRGGRGGGERGRGAGRGDNRWQPRNNFSGTGNNSGNDAYSRFNENRGGGWRKESDSGDNMLDRSGWSSASSWAVRRKLPADVQDYYSKRERGGPGGWNRQEEEPPAAADPTKSESAAQAVPGNAPVPVMNAVPPQLNVLQHHYPVQGPRGALPVSLQPAAPYGMPPQVPGHLHPAVPLLQVPAVGAQGLPXPPPPPPPMHQGGQTATAQPDGYATQMGSTMGGYGKPGLLPTPTKAGYTAATYGQSAHSQILPSSTTQYGQHGQHNRAQPDSSKKEKKHQIQERAVNEVKTAIKPYYQKKEITKDEYKEIVRKAVEKVCHSKSGEVNSSKVANLVKAYVDKYKHARKK, encoded by the exons ATGACTGGAGCTGGAAGCG gCGGCCAGGGCCCGCCTGATGGGACAGATgctgaggaggcagagaggtgTCCTATCTGCCTGGGCGTCCTGGCTGGAGGCGAGCTGGCCATGCCCGACAGCTGCTGCCACGTCTTCTGCCTCAGATGTCTCCTCACATGGGCAGAG CTGCAGATGGCTCCTTCCTGCCCGGTGGACAGAAGACCTTTCACTAATGTTTACAGATGGGACGGGAATCTGAGCTGCGTGCAG GTTCCTGTGAGGAAACGAGCGACTCCACCTGAAGCTGAGAGTTGCTGCTGTAGAAACCCTGAACACAAAGTCTGTCTCAA aagTAAGCCTGCACGAAGACTGAGGCGGCAAAAGGTGGAGAGGACGGCAGACGCCAAAACAAAAGGACTTGTGAGGAAAT GTAACGAGGATGACCCCTCCTCACTGAGcagaaaaaag GTCAGAGGAACAGAATGCTGTACTTGGTCACCGTCTCCCTGTGTCTCATTAACGACAACATCCACTCAGGACAT TGCAGAGCCTGTGTGGGTGGCCGAGGACATACCATATGACACTGGGTTCAAACACTGCAAAGCCCAGGCACAAGACTGTCCATGGctttctcctgctgctcccATCCCTGTTAACGGCAACTCAAG GCAGAACTTCCATCCCTCTGGTTGGAACCACAGCCCACTTCCATCCCCCTTTACCTCCAGTTCCCCGTTTGGCCCCGGTCATTTCG TGTTTCAGGGTGTTGTCTGCGCCATCACGTGTCccaaaggaggagagaagagaggcgGTCGAGCTTCCACCTCCAAAGCTCCCACCAAAGAGGCTAAGTCTCTGCCATCCAGGCGATCTGGACGCAACAGTAAAAGCCAGGAGGAGGCTCCCGCGTCTGATCCGTCATCACCGCCGCAGTCCAGTGCATCGGACTCCGACTCGTCTACCGGCCAGTCCGCCAAGCCGGCCAGGGCTTCTCAAGCGCCAGCCAAGAGGAAGGGCAAACGGGTGACAAACCGAAAGGCCAGTGGGAAGCGGAAAGCCccggcaagaaaaaaaaaatctccgcAAGTCGTTAGCAGCCCGGCAgcgagtgaggaggaggaagagggtaATAGGTGTGACAATgtggagaaggaagaggaagaggacaaaACTGATCAGGAACAGGATTTGAACAACTCAAAGCAGCAGTCTGATGCTGAACGGAGCCTCAATGAAGACCAGGGCGGCTTTAACTCTGCAGATGAGCTCGGAGGCGCTGAACCCTTGAGTAACGATGTGGGACACGACAGCGATGAGACTCAGGAACAATCTAATGAACGTGAACTGAAACCTGATGAGCGAGACGAGGACCTGTCTTGTCCCTCGGACTCGGCTCCCAACAGTCCCGGTTCGTGTTCTGTGGGCGACCAGAGCAAGAGGGAGGACGAAGAGCCAGCAAGCCCTATTTCCTCTGAAGGAAAGGACTCTGAGCAAAGGGTGTCGCCATCACCCTCTGACTCTGAGAAAAGAGCCTCACCATCACCCTCTGACTCTGAGAAAAGAGcctcaccatcaccatcaccctCTGACTCTGAGAAAAGAGcctcaccatcaccatcaccctCTGACTCTGAGAAAAGAGCCTCACcctcaccatcaccatcaccctCTCACTCTGAGAATGCCCTGCTGGACAACTTGATGTCTCCTCACTGTGATGACCAGGCTGAgcaggatgatgatgacatgGAGATTTGTGCAGAAGAAGCCAACAACGAAGAATCTTCAAATGCATTGATGGCTGATTCACAACCGGCTTCGCCCTCTGCTGGAGAGTCGGAGGATAATTCGGCTGTCTCAGAACCAAAAGCCTCTGAGGACGCTGATGTAAAAACGTTTGCATCAGAACTTGAGCCTTCAGTAGTTGACGGCTCTGGGGAAGGAACCAAGGTATGCAGTCCATCCAAGGATGACACTAAGGTTGTCCCCATGGACTGCAGTTCACCAATGAGCGAGCAGACCAACAGTCCCGTTTTGGAACTGCCAAAGGAGGGCGCTGCCTCATCCTCTGCGGAACCTGCCGGTTCTGCAAGCCAAGTGGCCAAGGATGAGAGCGATAAGGAGcaacaggagagagaaaggagcgTGGAGAGGAAGAACGGCAAGCAGCGGCGCTCTCGTTTCCACTCCTCAACCTCTACCTGGTCACCTAAGATGGACTCCAAACGAGAACCATCCAGGCGCTCGCGGTCTAGAGAGCGTGACGGGAGCCCGCCTTCTAACCGCTCGTCCAGAGCTCGCAGCAGAGAGAAGGACCGGGATAGGGACGGTGAAAGAGACTATTCTAGGAGGGAACGTAGTCgtgagagaaggagaaggcGATCCAGGAGTCGCTCTAGGTCCAAGTCCCGGTCTCGGTCTCGATCTAGATCAAGATCCAGAACAAGATCCCACAGACGAGTGGCCAGCCCTGAACGGCCGTCCTCCAGAGAGCAGTCCCCCCAGAGGAAGGAGCGTAGAGGCGGCTGGAGGTCTGGGCAGGGCAGCGGGTCCGGTGTCGAGGGACGGAGGCATCAAGGAGGCGCTGGGCGCTTTGAAAACGGTGAGCCTACGGAAAGTTCCCCAGAGCGCCAGGCCTGGTCCGAAAATCCAGACTGGGTCACAGAAAAGAGCCGTGGCGAAGCCGACAGCAAGAGCCGCTGGGAAGACCGCAACAGCGGTGGGAGCAGAGGGGAGACACGGGGCCGCGGGGGCCGTGGAGGAGGAGAACGTGGTCGGGGAGCAGGGCGGGGCGACAACCGCTGGCAGCCCAGAAACAACTTCTCAGGTACAGGCAACAATTCAGGGAATGACGCATACAGCCGCTTCAACGAGAACCGCGGCGGTGGCTGGAGGAAAGAGTCCGACTCAGGAGACAATATGCTGGACCGGTCAGGGTGGTCATCGGCATCCAGCTGGGCTGTCAGGAGGAAACTGCCCGCAGACGTTCAGGACTATTACTccaagagggagagaggaggaccaggaggcTGGAACCGACAAGAGGAGGAGCCGCCGGCAGCAGCAG ATCCTACTAAAAGCGAGTCTGCTGCCCAGGCAGTACCGGGTAACGCTCCGGTGCCGGTGATGAACGCCGTTCCCCCTCAGCTGAATGTTCTTCAGCATCACTACCCCGTGCAGGGACCGCGAGGAGCCCTGCCGGTCAGCTTGCAGCCTGCGGCGCCGTACGGCATGCCTCCTCAGGTCCCCGGGCACCTCCACCCTGCCGTACCGCTGCTTCAGGTCCCCGCTGTCGGTGCTCAGGGCCTCCC CCCCCCCCCGCCACCTCCACCCATGCATCAAGGCGGCCAGACAGCAACGGCTCAGCCCGACGGCTACGCGACACAG ATGGGGAGTACAATGGGGGGTTATGGGAAACCCGGTCTTCTTCCCACCCCAACCAAAGCTGGTTATACCGCGGCGACCTATGGCCAGTCGGCACACAGCCAGATTCTACCATCCTCGACAACTCAGTACGGCCAGCATGGCCAGCATAACAGGGCTCAACCTGACAGctcgaaaaaagaaaag AAACACCAGATCCAAGAGAGAGCAGTCAATGAAGTGAAGACAGCCATCAAACCCTACTACCAAAAGAAGGAAATCACAAAGGACGAGTACAAGGAGATTGTCCGCAAAGCAGTAGAGAAG gTGTGTCACAGCAAGAGTGGTGAGGTGAACTCCAGTAAAGTGGCCAACCTGGTGAAGGCCTATGTGGACAAATACAAGCACGCCCGCAAGAAATGA